One region of Zerene cesonia ecotype Mississippi chromosome 15, Zerene_cesonia_1.1, whole genome shotgun sequence genomic DNA includes:
- the LOC119832307 gene encoding 28S ribosomal protein S33, mitochondrial → MATNYAKYAQLIKGTSNYARRMQRLSNRIFGEVATQTNPSSLKVVKMFAARPLHTNEEILHYYPRHIETHALMLKLREYGLFRDEHQDFVEEMKRLRALRGKVKVWRRHMNNENKE, encoded by the coding sequence atggcAACGAACTATGCAAAGTATGCCCAATTAATAAAGGGTACTAGTAACTATGCCCGAAGAATGCAGAGGTTATCAAACCGTATTTTTGGTGAAGTAGCCACGCAAACAAACCCTAGCTCTTTGAAGGTAGTTAAAATGTTTGCAGCTCGACCTCTACATACAAACGAAGAGATTCTTCACTATTATCCGCGCCACATAGAGACACACGCGCTGATGCTGAAGCTGCGAGAGTACGGTTTGTTCAGAGACGAGCATCAGGACTTTGTTGAGGAAATGAAGCGACTTCGTGCATTACGTGGTAAAGTGAAAGTCTGGAGACGACATATGAACAATGAAAACAAGGAATAa
- the LOC119832304 gene encoding uncharacterized protein LOC119832304, with the protein MKLDIGLNLKAKKGSDDVEIIGKNEEKELEANKLPEKQDIDKMEVNVKPEKAVIEIYDPSSPVPIRIDMNISLTWQQKLKLALLIIFVIVYIGFLIRGLIYEIKRIREVQHMIARMKPIIAALYEMDQNVAKEVQKAVNSYSLYDRPMPEEDQLYD; encoded by the exons ATGAAACTCGACATCGGCTTGAATTTAAAAGCCAAAAAGGGATCTGATGATGTGGAAATAATTGGAAAGAACGAAGAAAAAGAGCTCGAGGCTAATAAGCTTCCTGAAAAGCAAGACATCGATAAGATGGAAGTCAATGTGAAACCTGAAAAGGCGGTGATTGAAATATACGATCCTTCCAGCCCAGTTCCAATACGAATA GACATGAACATATCTCTGACCTGGCAACAGAAACTGAAGCTGGCTCTGCTGATTATATTCGTTATCGTCTACATCGGCTTCCTGATCAGGGGGCTCATCTATGAGATCAAGAGAATAAGGGAAGTCCAGCACatg ATTGCTCGCATGAAACCCATTATTGCCGCATTGTATGAGATGGATCAAAATGTTGCCAAAGAGGTGCAGAAAGCTGTGAACTCATACAGCCTGTACGACCGGCCCATGCCAGAAGAGGACCAGCTGTATGACTAA
- the LOC119832298 gene encoding N-sulphoglucosamine sulphohydrolase, with product MANVPSVVYVLLIHVFVTGTVLSNKSKNVLILLADDGGFELGVYGNKICQTPNIDALARRSVIFNNAFTSVSSCSPSRAALLTGQPSHRNGMYGLHHGIHHFSSFDNVTSLPNLLRDHGIFSGIIGKKHVGPGSVYRFDYEQTEENNHINQVGRNITHMKLLAREFLKQANDKNTPFFLYVGFHDPHRCGHSEPQLGAFCERFGSGEPGAGLIADWTPWYYQWDEVQLPYHVQDTEAARRDIAAQYTTMSRLDQGVALILKELEAAGHADDTLVIYTSDNGIPFPSGRTNFYDPGVREPLLISSPETGTRKNQVSYTMVSLLDIFPTVLDWFGVPWDEDSSNDIWHDDKPKSLLPILEKEPPASSSEAVFLSQTHHEVTMYFPMRAVRTRTHKLLHNLNFAMPFPIDQDLYVSPTFQDILNRTRSKQPLAWYKTLKQHYYRPQWELFDLHADPEELHNLHGKPSVAELERTLRERLHNWQRDTRDPWLCSPDAVLERAATGQRAGSAQPAGSAQPAGSGGPDSAVCRALDNGLMHYHPHS from the exons CGGACGATGGTGGGTTCGAACTGGGAGTGTACGGTAACAAAATTTGTCAGACGCCAAACATCGATGCTTTAGCGCGGCGCAGCGTCATCTTCAACAACGCGTTCACCTCTGTCAGCAGCTGCTCGCCCAG TCGCGCAGCACTATTAACTGGGCAACCGAGCCACCGCAATGGCATGTATGGGCTACACCACGGCATCCACCACTTCAGCTCTTTTGACAACGTCACCAGTTTACCGAATCTACTGAGGGATCATGGAATTTTCAGTG GGATTATCGGCAAGAAGCACGTGGGGCCGGGGAGCGTGTACCGGTTCGACTACGAGCAGACCGAGGAGAACAACCACATCAACCAGGTCGGCCGCAACATCACTCACATGAAGCTGCTGGCCCGGGAGTTCCTCAAGCAAGCCAATGACAAGAACAC GCCATTCTTCCTATACGTGGGTTTCCACGACCCGCACCGGTGCGGGCACAGCGAGCCGCAGCTGGGCGCGTTCTGCGAGCGCTTCGGGTCGGGCGAGCCGGGCGCCGGGCTCATCGCCGACTGGACGCCCTGGTACTACCAGTGGGACGAGGTGCAGCTGCCCTACCACGTGCAG GACACAGAAGCGGCTCGGCGAGATATAGCAGCGCAGTATACCACAATGTCGCGACTCGATCAGG GAGTAGCCCTGATCCTCAAAGAGCTGGAAGCAGCGGGTCACGCGGACGACACGCTGGTAATCTACACGTCAGACAATGGCATCCCGTTCCCATCCGGCCGCACCAACTTCTACGACCCTGGCGTGCGGGAGCCGCTGCTCATCTCCTCGCCAGAAACTGGTACCAGGAAGAATCAGGTGTCGTACACCATGGTCAGCTTGCTGGACATCTTCCCCACCGTGCTGGACTGGTTCGGCGTGCCCTGGGATGAGGATAGCAGTAACGATATCTGGCATGATGATAAACCCAAGAGCCTGCTTCCCATTTTGGAAAAAG AGCCGCCGGCGTCGTCGAGCGAGGCGGTGTTCCTGTCGCAGACGCACCACGAGGTGACGATGTACTTCCCGATGCGCGCggtgcgcacgcgcacgcacaAGCTGCTGCACAACCTCAACTTCGCCATGCCCTTCCCCATCGACCAGGACCTTTACGTCTCGCCCACCTTCCAG GACATCCTGAACCGCACGCGCAGCAAGCAGCCGCTGGCGTGGTACAAGACGCTGAAGCAGCACTACTACCGGCCGCAGTGGGAGCTGTTCGACCTGCACGCCGACCCCGAGGAGCTGCACAACCTGCACG gCAAGCCGTCGGTGGCGGAGCTGGAGCGCACGCTCCGCGAACGCTTGCACAACTGGCAGCGCGACACGCGCGACCCGTGGCTGTGCTCGCCCGACGCCGTGCTCGAGCGGGCAGCGACCGGGCAGCGCGCGGGCAGCGCCCAGCCCGCGGGCAGCGCCCAGCCCGCGGGCAGCGGCGGCCCAGACAGCGCCGTCTGCCGCGCACTCGACAACGGACTCATGCACTATCACCCCCATTCatag
- the LOC119832306 gene encoding DNA polymerase nu-like yields MKTFGRWVVSQCEQSGGRVRTASGRTRTFPDINSNDFATKAHAQRQAINFVVQGLAADVSKAAMCRTARRVGAPLLQIHDELLWELPQDRVASAAEIIKSTMEECGREFGITAPLPVALYSGASWGDLTEFSLDHIGNSE; encoded by the exons ATGAAAACGTTCGGTAGGTGGGTAGTGAGTCAGTGCGAACAGAGCGGCGGGCGCGTGCGCACGGCCAGCGGCCGCACCAGGACCTTTCCCGACATTAATAGCAACGACTTCGCGACCAAGGCGCATGCGCAGCGACAAGCTATCAATTTTGTTGTACAAG GGCTGGCGGCGGACGTCAGCAAGGCGGCGATGTGCCGCACGGCGCGGCGGGTGGGCGCGCCGCTGCTGCAGATACACGACGAGCTGCTGTGGGAGCTGCCGCAAGACCGCGTCGCATCCGCCGCTG aaataataaaaagcacgATGGAGGAGTGCGGTCGCGAGTTCGGTATAACCGCGCCGCTGCCCGTGGCGCTCTACAGCGGGGCCAGTTGGGGGGACTTGACCGAGTTCTCACTCGACCATATTGGGAACAGCGAATAA